Proteins from a genomic interval of Methanobacterium sp.:
- the pgk gene encoding phosphoglycerate kinase yields the protein MAPDFNTIDNLEVEGKTVLVRVDINSPVDPLTGLLLDDTRIRLHAETIAELADKGAKTVLIAHQSRPGKKDFTTMEQHAEALSNLLDKPVSYVDDIFGSNARESIKSMNRGEILLLENVRFYSEEILQREPPQQAETHMVKLLSPLADYFVNDAFAAAHRSQPSLVGFAINMPSAAGRVMERELKALYSAVSNVEKPCVYVLGGVKVDDSIMVMENALEADSADYILTTGLVANIFLWGGGINIRKHNRKFIEDRDYCEYVKKAKKLCKKFKDQILVPTDLAVCKDDKRLEYPVGKLPNLPIFDLGTETTTEYARVIRNARTIFANGPAGVFEKEGFNQGTEDILNAISSSSGFSIIGGGHLAAAANQMGLSGISHISSGGGASISLIAGERLPAVEVLREAALKHRVV from the coding sequence ATGGCCCCTGATTTTAACACCATAGATAACCTGGAAGTGGAGGGTAAGACTGTCCTGGTGCGAGTGGATATAAACTCCCCAGTTGACCCCCTCACTGGACTACTACTGGATGACACACGTATAAGACTACACGCTGAAACCATTGCCGAACTGGCTGATAAAGGTGCTAAAACTGTTCTAATTGCCCATCAGAGCCGTCCTGGCAAAAAAGATTTTACCACAATGGAACAACATGCTGAAGCCCTTTCAAATCTACTGGATAAACCAGTAAGTTATGTGGATGATATATTTGGCAGCAACGCCAGGGAATCCATTAAAAGTATGAATAGGGGGGAAATTCTTCTACTGGAGAATGTACGTTTCTACTCTGAAGAAATCTTGCAGAGGGAACCACCACAACAGGCAGAAACCCATATGGTAAAACTGCTTTCACCACTGGCTGATTATTTCGTCAATGATGCATTTGCTGCTGCCCACCGTTCACAACCATCACTGGTAGGATTCGCTATTAACATGCCATCTGCAGCAGGAAGAGTCATGGAAAGGGAACTCAAAGCACTATACAGTGCAGTGAGTAATGTTGAGAAACCCTGCGTATATGTCCTGGGTGGAGTTAAGGTGGATGACTCCATAATGGTCATGGAAAATGCCCTGGAAGCAGATAGTGCTGATTACATCCTCACCACTGGACTGGTGGCCAATATATTCCTCTGGGGGGGAGGAATAAACATACGAAAACATAACCGGAAATTCATAGAAGACCGAGACTACTGTGAGTACGTTAAAAAGGCCAAAAAGTTATGTAAAAAATTTAAAGACCAGATACTGGTACCCACAGATCTGGCGGTGTGCAAGGATGATAAACGATTGGAATATCCAGTGGGCAAACTTCCCAACCTTCCCATATTTGATCTGGGTACTGAAACCACCACTGAATATGCTCGTGTCATCAGAAATGCACGCACCATATTTGCCAATGGTCCAGCAGGGGTTTTTGAAAAAGAAGGATTCAACCAGGGTACCGAGGACATTCTAAATGCAATCTCATCATCTTCAGGATTCTCCATTATTGGGGGTGGGCACCTGGCAGCTGCCGCCAACCAAATGGGCCTATCTGGAATCAGCCACATAAGCAGTGGAGGGGGAGCTTCCATAAGTCTTATTGCAGGGGAAAGACTTCCGGCTGTGGAAGTGCTCCGGGAAGCGGCTTTAAAACATAGGGTTGTGTAG
- a CDS encoding DNA-directed RNA polymerase subunit B'', translating to MVKNAWGLVDTFFDEYKLVDHHIKSYNDFVDHRIQDIIDITEPIVLEQGEYTIQTGKVEIRKPYIKEADGSKSKVYPTEARLRNLTYSAHMYMDMALSRGEEEPSLEKVYIGELPVMLKSNICHLNGLGYNELEDKGEDPQDPGGYFIVNGSERAIVTMEEIAPNKIILERIGEKEDRRARAIVTSIKSGFRARITLEYRKPRKKGVFLRISFPYVPGEIPLVVLLRALGLEKDVDLVSSVSEENDVQFLLIDDIQTSEITNTYDAIKYIGNRVAKGMTEEYRIKRAEDVIDRYLLPHIGVEPEKRAEKATYLAEMTEMLLQVIFDEREPHDKDHYANKRLRVSGDLMEDLFRVAFTSLTRDMTYQLERSLARGKEPSVKQAVRSDVLTENIKHAIATGNWVGGRAGVSQLLDRTSYMGTLSHLKRVVSPLSRSQPHFEARDLHPTQFGKICPNETPEGPNCGLVKNLAILAKISEGSDPDELESVVKKVKSINPI from the coding sequence ATGGTAAAAAATGCCTGGGGACTTGTCGATACCTTTTTTGATGAATACAAACTGGTGGATCATCATATTAAGTCATACAACGACTTTGTAGATCACCGAATACAGGATATAATTGATATAACCGAGCCCATTGTTCTGGAGCAGGGAGAATACACCATACAAACGGGTAAAGTTGAAATAAGGAAGCCTTACATTAAGGAAGCTGACGGCTCAAAAAGTAAGGTCTATCCCACTGAAGCCAGACTCAGAAATCTCACATACTCTGCCCACATGTACATGGACATGGCACTATCCAGGGGTGAAGAAGAACCCAGCCTGGAGAAAGTGTATATTGGTGAACTTCCAGTGATGCTGAAATCCAACATCTGCCACTTAAATGGACTGGGATACAATGAACTGGAAGACAAAGGGGAAGACCCTCAGGATCCCGGAGGTTATTTCATTGTCAATGGCTCAGAAAGGGCCATAGTAACCATGGAAGAGATCGCACCCAACAAGATCATCCTGGAAAGAATTGGAGAGAAAGAAGACCGCAGGGCGCGGGCAATCGTAACCTCGATTAAGAGCGGTTTCAGAGCACGTATAACTCTTGAATACCGTAAACCGCGGAAAAAGGGTGTATTTTTAAGAATATCATTCCCGTACGTACCTGGAGAAATACCACTGGTGGTACTACTCCGTGCACTAGGTCTAGAAAAAGATGTAGATCTGGTTAGCAGCGTTTCGGAAGAAAACGACGTACAATTCTTACTCATAGATGACATTCAAACCTCGGAAATCACCAACACCTACGATGCCATTAAGTACATCGGTAACCGGGTGGCCAAGGGTATGACTGAGGAATACCGGATTAAAAGGGCGGAAGATGTTATAGACCGCTACTTACTACCACACATTGGTGTGGAACCGGAAAAAAGAGCAGAAAAAGCCACATATCTGGCTGAAATGACAGAAATGCTCCTCCAAGTTATTTTTGATGAACGTGAACCACACGACAAGGACCACTACGCTAACAAAAGACTCCGAGTATCCGGAGATCTTATGGAGGACCTTTTCAGGGTGGCATTCACCAGCCTAACACGTGACATGACCTATCAGCTGGAACGAAGCCTTGCCCGTGGAAAAGAACCCTCAGTTAAGCAGGCGGTGCGTTCCGATGTCCTCACCGAAAACATCAAACACGCCATAGCCACTGGAAACTGGGTTGGTGGACGGGCCGGTGTAAGCCAGTTACTGGATAGAACCAGTTACATGGGAACCCTTTCACACCTTAAACGTGTTGTTTCTCCATTATCAAGGAGTCAACCTCACTTCGAAGCACGTGATTTGCACCCCACTCAGTTTGGTAAGATCTGTCCCAACGAAACTCCAGAGGGTCCTAACTGTGGACTTGTGAAGAACCTGGCCATATTGGCCAAAATATCAGAAGGTTCAGACCCAGATGAACTGGAATCAGTGGTCAAAAAAGTGAAGAGCATCAATCC
- the tpiA gene encoding triose-phosphate isomerase has product MKITQTPLVILNFKTYLESTGEKALQLARASQQVAQETGVNMAVAPQGADLWRLSQEVEIPILAQHMDPVDAGGHTGSMLTECAKEAGASGTLINHSEQRMELADIDTVIRKTTAVNMTSVVCTNNVETSAAAAALKPDFVAIEPPELIGSGIPVSQAEPEIVEGSVAAIKDINPNVRVLCGAGISTGDDMKAALELGSEGVLLASGIILASDPKQALLDLVSKI; this is encoded by the coding sequence ATGAAAATAACACAAACCCCTCTGGTAATTCTGAATTTTAAAACCTACTTAGAGTCTACTGGAGAAAAAGCCCTGCAGTTAGCCAGGGCCTCACAACAAGTGGCCCAGGAAACTGGAGTTAACATGGCCGTGGCACCCCAGGGAGCTGACCTCTGGAGGTTATCACAGGAAGTGGAGATACCGATTTTAGCCCAGCACATGGACCCTGTGGATGCTGGTGGACACACAGGCAGCATGCTAACCGAGTGTGCGAAGGAAGCTGGAGCATCAGGCACCCTCATCAACCACTCTGAGCAGAGGATGGAACTGGCTGATATCGACACAGTCATCAGGAAAACCACTGCAGTAAACATGACCAGTGTTGTGTGCACTAATAATGTGGAGACCAGTGCAGCAGCAGCAGCCCTGAAACCTGATTTTGTAGCAATAGAACCACCAGAACTGATTGGATCAGGGATTCCTGTATCCCAGGCAGAACCTGAAATAGTGGAAGGAAGTGTGGCAGCAATTAAAGACATCAATCCCAATGTAAGAGTCCTGTGTGGTGCAGGTATATCCACCGGGGATGATATGAAAGCCGCCCTGGAACTGGGAAGTGAAGGAGTGCTCCTGGCATCCGGAATTATACTGGCTTCTGACCCCAAACAGGCACTTCTGGATCTGGTAAGTAAAATTTGA
- a CDS encoding transglutaminase domain-containing protein, giving the protein KAMENWDKYLEQVQAAAGEESTSDTSYTSSKSTNTKKTYATAVRSYSKSYSYSSKGYSGDCWDVSNAMYSQLTSSGTRARIVQYANSYSSNHRSVEVWNGNSWVDADYSGQAWVGQPTAHSSSATVISGG; this is encoded by the coding sequence AAAGGCCATGGAAAACTGGGACAAATATTTGGAACAGGTCCAGGCTGCAGCCGGTGAAGAAAGTACCAGTGACACTAGTTACACTTCAAGCAAATCAACTAATACCAAAAAAACCTATGCAACTGCAGTACGCAGCTACAGTAAATCCTACAGTTATAGCAGTAAGGGTTACAGCGGTGATTGCTGGGATGTCAGTAATGCAATGTACAGTCAATTAACTTCATCAGGTACAAGAGCACGCATAGTTCAGTACGCAAACAGCTACTCATCCAACCACAGATCTGTTGAGGTCTGGAATGGTAACAGCTGGGTTGATGCTGATTACTCTGGCCAGGCATGGGTCGGCCAACCAACTGCTCACAGCAGCTCAGCAACAGTGATATCAGGCGGCTAA
- a CDS encoding DNA-directed RNA polymerase subunit H, with the protein MVKKDILKHELVPDHVVLSKSDVKKVLKKLDIHPEQLPKIKADDPVVKAIEAKPGDILKITRKSQTAGKFETYRLVLD; encoded by the coding sequence ATGGTGAAGAAGGATATCTTAAAACACGAACTGGTTCCAGATCATGTTGTTTTGTCGAAATCTGATGTTAAAAAAGTATTGAAAAAATTGGATATCCATCCTGAACAGCTACCGAAAATAAAAGCTGACGATCCGGTTGTTAAAGCTATAGAGGCTAAACCTGGGGATATTCTGAAAATAACCAGAAAGAGTCAAACAGCAGGTAAATTCGAAACCTACCGTTTGGTTTTAGATTAA